In one Silene latifolia isolate original U9 population chromosome 10, ASM4854445v1, whole genome shotgun sequence genomic region, the following are encoded:
- the LOC141608243 gene encoding uncharacterized protein LOC141608243 produces MVTKRITLKKNTRSASKSDGVGEGEDEAPVAMNQSKSSTGRRRKKVVAVEDEVEETDVAAEGTDDEEMDVGKGKRKKVTFSLGSARDKGKGKAVEEDEQKEEEEDDIETDVDEEEEVDTDVVNEAVKLAVNAWKSAQKNKAVGKPREVTKDCALEPKALKMIQRKREVGEGSKKRKGGEYSLVLAKKKKEVDGHGSPRQLFNLIGVLTESQRKDVEDIGFGGLLELKTHAFYHQMVDWLLRKYDPSSRMFLFNRHVQFVLTRHDVYDAFMLPCTDKQIDARTDQDVAKVWRDHFKLLKQDELSFDAVRQEMLSLADGGPHFKKLFVVFAMRTFLAPTVHNRIDFRLVKAVEDVDSIHYKKN; encoded by the exons ATGGTGACAAAACGTATCACACTGAAGAAGAACACAAGATCCGCAAGCAAGAGTGACGGAGTCGGTGAAG GGGAGGATGAAGCGCCGGTGGCTATGAACCAGTCCAAATCTTCAACTGGTCGAAGGAGGAAGAAGGTTGTGGCAGTGGAGGATGAAGTTGAGGAGACTGATGTGGCTGCCGAAGGTACAGATGATGAGGAAATGGATGTAGGTAAAGGTAAACGGAAGAAGGTGACATTCAGTTTAGGGAGTGCAAGAGATAAGGGGAAGGGAAAGGcagttgaggaagatgaacagaaagaggaggaggaagacgaTATTGAGACAGATGtggatgaagaggaggaggttgaTACAG ACGTTGTGAATGAAGCTGTGAAGTTGGCGGTAAATGCATGGAAAAGCGCGCAGAAAAATAAAGCGGTTGGAAAGCCAAGAGAGGTGACAAAAG ATTGTGCATTGGAGCCAAAGGCCTTGAAGATGATTCAGCGGAAAAGAGAGGTTGGTGAGGGGTCAAAGAAACGAAAGGGAGGTGAATATTCTTTGGTGCTGGCAAA GAAAAAGAAAGAGGTGGATGGCCATGGGTCACCAAGACAGTTGTTCAACTTGATTGGTGTGTTGACGGAGTCTCAGAGGAAGGATGTGGAGGACATCGGCTTTGGTGGCCTGCTAGAGCTGAAAACGCATGCGTTTTACCATCAAATGGTTGATTGGTTGCTGCGTAAATATGATCCGAGCTCGCGGATGTTCCTCTTTAACAGGCACGTCCAGTTTGTCCTAACCAGGCACGATGTGTACGATGCATTCATGTTACCTTGTACTGATAAACAGATAGATGCGAGGACCGATCAGGATGTGGCCAAGGTTTGGCGTGACCATTTCAAGCTATTGAAACAGGATGAGTTGTCATTTGACGCTGTTAGGCAGGAGATGTTGTCTCTGGCTGATGGAGGACCTCATTTCAAGAAGTTGTTTGTCGTGTTTGCCATGAGGACGTTCTTGGCACCTACTGTGCACAACCGTATTGACTTTCGCCTTGTGAAAGCCGTGGAGGATGTGGACAGcattcactacaagaaaaactaa